Proteins from one Erysipelothrix larvae genomic window:
- a CDS encoding M24 family metallopeptidase gives MTRIDHLKNTLSQDAMIISNPISIYYYIGQEFDVGERLLALIINKDKAPVLFLNEMFENKTSIQTVAFKDSDDIKTLLSDALPQTGAIAVDGGFSAKFLLPLFRQGRTFVDGSYLIESQRAIKTKEEQDALRHASKLNDDIMASLVPLFKEGVSERELADIILKQQSTHPLSGPSFTPIVLFSENIANPHGLPSNRTLKKGDAILVDMGGIYNHYCSDMTRTFFYGSNPELETLYHIVLKANLAAIDTVKPGVKLSDIDKAARDVITQAGYGAQFIHRTGHGIGIECHETLDVSSSNDTIVQDGMCFSIEPGIYVKGLGGIRIEDLVIVTSDGCDVINTFPKGLEENRL, from the coding sequence ATGACACGCATTGATCATCTCAAAAATACTTTATCTCAAGACGCAATGATTATATCAAACCCAATTTCTATCTACTATTACATTGGTCAAGAATTTGATGTGGGCGAACGTCTTTTAGCACTTATTATTAATAAAGACAAAGCACCCGTTCTGTTTCTCAATGAAATGTTTGAGAATAAAACATCAATTCAAACAGTGGCATTCAAAGACAGTGACGATATTAAAACGCTCTTAAGTGATGCCCTCCCTCAAACCGGAGCGATTGCGGTAGATGGCGGATTTAGTGCAAAGTTTTTACTTCCGCTCTTTAGACAAGGCAGAACCTTTGTTGATGGTTCTTATTTAATTGAATCACAACGTGCCATCAAAACAAAAGAAGAACAAGACGCTTTGCGCCATGCATCAAAACTTAACGATGACATCATGGCATCCCTCGTTCCCCTTTTTAAAGAAGGCGTCAGTGAGCGTGAACTTGCAGACATAATTCTTAAACAACAAAGTACACATCCACTCAGTGGTCCAAGTTTCACACCGATTGTCCTTTTCTCAGAAAACATTGCAAATCCCCATGGACTCCCAAGTAACCGCACGTTAAAAAAAGGCGATGCAATCTTAGTCGACATGGGTGGTATTTATAACCATTATTGTTCAGATATGACCCGCACCTTTTTCTATGGTTCAAACCCTGAACTTGAAACACTTTATCACATTGTGCTTAAGGCAAATCTTGCTGCAATAGATACAGTTAAACCAGGGGTTAAGTTGTCAGATATTGATAAGGCAGCTCGGGATGTAATCACTCAGGCAGGATATGGTGCACAGTTTATTCATCGAACAGGCCATGGCATTGGGATTGAATGTCATGAAACCTTGGATGTATCTTCATCCAATGATACGATTGTTCAAGATGGCATGTGTTTTTCAATCGAACCTGGAATTTACGTGAAAGGATTGGGCGGAATTCGAATCGAAGACTTGGTAATCGTC
- a CDS encoding DUF2721 domain-containing protein yields MEFTLQTPALIFPAISLLMLAYTNRFLTLAGLVRDLAKEQERKNDPNVLEQIKNLQHRMKLIRAMQIWGALAFTFAVMSMLMIMIKGALPYAPYVFGISLLFLLVSLGYLVKELHISIHALTLQLDKIKEENTVSP; encoded by the coding sequence ATGGAATTCACATTACAAACGCCAGCATTAATTTTCCCTGCGATTTCGCTGTTAATGCTCGCTTACACAAATCGATTTTTAACGTTGGCAGGACTCGTTAGAGATCTGGCGAAAGAACAGGAACGAAAAAATGATCCTAATGTTTTAGAACAGATTAAAAATCTTCAACACCGCATGAAGTTAATACGCGCTATGCAAATATGGGGTGCACTTGCCTTCACGTTTGCTGTCATGAGTATGCTTATGATTATGATAAAAGGCGCACTTCCTTATGCCCCTTATGTATTTGGAATCAGCTTATTGTTTTTATTGGTTTCGCTTGGATATCTTGTAAAAGAACTCCACATTTCAATTCATGCACTCACCCTTCAGTTGGACAAAATAAAAGAAGAGAACACAGTCTCTCCCTAA
- a CDS encoding lipoate--protein ligase → MKFLRNESTNPYFNLALDEYAMKYIDEDEDFFFLWQNEPSVIIGKNQNASEEINQRFIDERGIHVARRVSGGGAVYHDFGNLNFTIITKVDDPGKVNYKKYVQPVIDALKAMGVEAQASGRNDILIDGLKISGNAQRMANGRLMHHGTLIYDVNIEDMVKALNVAPDKFVSKGVKSVRSRVTTIKEHLPKDTTLQSFWDELHYYLSNHGQDEEIILSEKDIAAIEFEALNRFSTWDWIYGQSPEFNYVNSRRFTGGKLETNLEVEEGRIKHCRFIGDYLGLHDVADVEARLVGVRYKETDVKACLEQFDMKTYFGLITLDEILNLMFENSLTHESV, encoded by the coding sequence ATGAAGTTTTTAAGAAATGAATCAACAAATCCATATTTCAACTTAGCGTTGGATGAGTATGCAATGAAATATATTGATGAAGATGAGGACTTTTTCTTCTTATGGCAAAATGAACCCTCAGTCATCATCGGTAAAAATCAAAATGCATCGGAGGAAATCAATCAGCGTTTTATTGATGAACGTGGAATTCATGTTGCGCGTCGCGTATCAGGGGGCGGTGCGGTTTATCATGATTTTGGAAATCTTAACTTTACCATCATCACTAAAGTCGATGATCCAGGGAAAGTGAACTATAAAAAGTATGTACAACCTGTGATTGATGCCTTAAAGGCAATGGGTGTTGAAGCACAAGCATCAGGAAGAAATGACATTCTTATTGATGGTTTAAAGATCTCGGGAAATGCACAACGGATGGCAAATGGTCGACTCATGCATCATGGAACATTGATTTATGATGTCAATATCGAAGATATGGTAAAAGCGCTTAATGTTGCACCGGATAAATTTGTATCAAAAGGCGTTAAATCAGTACGCTCACGTGTCACGACTATTAAAGAACATTTACCAAAGGATACAACACTTCAGAGTTTTTGGGATGAACTGCATTATTATCTATCAAATCATGGACAAGATGAAGAAATAATACTTTCAGAAAAAGACATTGCGGCAATTGAGTTTGAAGCGTTAAATCGTTTTTCAACGTGGGATTGGATTTATGGGCAATCTCCTGAGTTTAATTATGTCAACTCCCGACGATTTACAGGCGGCAAACTTGAAACAAATCTTGAAGTAGAAGAAGGTAGAATCAAACACTGTCGGTTTATCGGTGATTATCTTGGACTTCATGATGTTGCGGATGTTGAAGCGCGTTTGGTCGGCGTTCGCTATAAAGAAACCGATGTAAAAGCATGTTTAGAACAGTTTGATATGAAGACATATTTTGGATTAATTACCCTTGACGAAATCCTAAATTTGATGTTTGAGAATTCGTTAACACACGAGTCAGTTTAA
- the pdhA gene encoding pyruvate dehydrogenase (acetyl-transferring) E1 component subunit alpha, giving the protein MAKVKSFNPLDFAKQVESVDAIFPTVQILDETGKIVNEDLVPDLKDEELVELFSRMLWSRALNDRSTTLARQGRLGFFAPTAGQEASQLASHFAFDKGDILFPGYRDIPQLVQHGLPLHKAFLWSRGHVEGNIYPEDLNAMPPQIIIGAQIVQAAGAGLGLKKRGKKQVAFTYTGDGGSSQGDFYEGINYAGAFKAPVVFYIQNNGYAISTPRSLQTAAKTLGQKAVAAGIPGVIVDGMDPLAMYAVSKAARDWAIAGNGPVLIETLTSRFGPHSLSGDDPKRYRDQASFDEWDNKDPLIRFRIYLTEKGLWDEAKETALIEKVDQEIKDAVKLADQAPKQKVSDFLKNMFEVPTNTIEEQIATFEAKEGK; this is encoded by the coding sequence ATGGCAAAAGTAAAAAGTTTTAACCCGTTGGACTTCGCAAAACAAGTTGAAAGTGTTGATGCGATTTTTCCAACTGTCCAGATTTTAGATGAAACTGGAAAAATTGTTAATGAAGATCTTGTTCCTGATCTAAAGGACGAGGAATTAGTTGAACTCTTTTCTCGTATGTTATGGTCACGTGCACTCAATGATCGTTCAACAACCTTAGCACGTCAAGGACGTCTTGGATTTTTTGCACCAACTGCAGGTCAAGAAGCAAGTCAGTTAGCAAGTCATTTTGCATTTGATAAAGGGGATATCTTATTCCCAGGTTATCGTGATATTCCGCAACTTGTACAACATGGACTTCCACTACACAAAGCATTCTTATGGAGTCGTGGCCATGTTGAAGGAAACATTTATCCAGAAGATTTAAATGCAATGCCACCACAAATTATTATTGGGGCTCAAATTGTTCAAGCTGCAGGGGCAGGTCTTGGACTTAAAAAACGTGGAAAAAAACAGGTTGCATTTACGTATACAGGTGATGGTGGTTCTTCACAAGGTGATTTCTATGAAGGTATCAACTATGCAGGGGCATTTAAAGCACCGGTAGTATTCTATATTCAAAATAATGGTTATGCAATCTCAACACCACGTAGCTTACAAACTGCTGCGAAAACATTGGGACAAAAAGCAGTTGCTGCAGGGATCCCAGGTGTTATTGTGGATGGTATGGACCCACTTGCAATGTATGCAGTATCCAAAGCAGCACGTGATTGGGCAATCGCAGGCAATGGTCCAGTCTTAATTGAAACACTGACATCTCGTTTTGGTCCGCACTCATTATCCGGTGATGACCCTAAACGTTATCGAGATCAAGCAAGCTTTGATGAATGGGATAACAAAGACCCATTGATTCGTTTCCGTATTTACCTCACTGAAAAAGGACTATGGGATGAAGCAAAAGAAACAGCACTTATTGAAAAAGTAGATCAAGAAATTAAAGATGCAGTGAAGTTGGCAGACCAAGCACCAAAACAAAAAGTATCAGACTTCTTGAAGAATATGTTTGAAGTACCAACCAACACTATTGAAGAACAAATCGCTACTTTTGAAGCGAAGGAGGGCAAATAA
- a CDS encoding alpha-ketoacid dehydrogenase subunit beta has protein sequence MAQLTMIQAITQALDIALERDENTLIFGEDVGLNGGVFRATEGLQAKHGEDRVFNTPLAESGIGGLAIGLALEKYRPIPEIQFFGFVFEVMDSIVAQMARTRYRLGGTRHMPITIRSPFGGGVHTPELHSDNLEGLMAHSPGLRVVIPSNPYDAKGLLLASIENNDPVVYLEHMKLYRSFREEVPEGYYTVPLDKANVSLEGNDITIVTYGYMVREALKASEKLKAEGISVEVIDLRTVQPLDINTIVKSVEKTGRLVVVQEAQRQAGVGAAVMAEIAERAILNLKAPIGRVAAPDTIFPFGLAEHDWLPNEEDIIAKVKEIVAFD, from the coding sequence ATGGCACAGCTAACAATGATTCAAGCCATTACACAAGCGCTTGATATTGCCTTAGAACGTGATGAAAACACATTAATCTTTGGTGAAGACGTAGGACTAAACGGAGGCGTTTTCCGGGCAACAGAAGGTCTACAAGCAAAACATGGCGAAGACCGCGTATTCAATACTCCGCTTGCGGAATCTGGAATCGGTGGACTTGCAATTGGTTTAGCGCTTGAAAAATACCGTCCAATTCCTGAAATTCAATTCTTTGGATTTGTTTTCGAAGTGATGGACTCAATCGTCGCACAAATGGCACGTACTCGTTATCGTTTAGGCGGTACACGTCATATGCCAATTACCATTCGTTCACCATTTGGTGGTGGTGTTCATACACCGGAATTACACTCTGATAACCTTGAAGGGTTAATGGCTCATTCACCAGGACTTCGTGTTGTAATCCCAAGTAACCCATACGATGCAAAAGGACTTTTACTTGCATCCATTGAAAATAATGACCCGGTTGTCTATTTAGAACACATGAAGCTATACCGTTCATTCCGTGAAGAAGTGCCTGAGGGATACTACACAGTACCTTTAGACAAAGCAAACGTTTCCCTAGAAGGAAACGATATAACCATCGTAACGTATGGATATATGGTACGTGAAGCACTAAAAGCAAGTGAAAAACTAAAAGCAGAAGGAATTTCTGTTGAAGTAATTGACTTACGTACTGTGCAACCACTTGATATCAATACAATTGTGAAATCAGTTGAAAAAACTGGACGCTTAGTGGTTGTTCAAGAAGCACAACGTCAAGCAGGTGTAGGTGCTGCAGTGATGGCTGAAATCGCTGAACGTGCGATTTTAAACCTAAAAGCACCAATTGGTCGTGTTGCAGCTCCGGATACAATATTCCCATTTGGTTTAGCTGAACATGATTGGCTACCAAATGAAGAAGATATCATTGCAAAAGTTAAAGAAATCGTAGCTTTTGATTAA
- a CDS encoding dihydrolipoyllysine-residue acetyltransferase yields MSFVFKMPDVGEGIAEGEIVQWFVKEGDTITEDAPLLEVQNDKLLQEVPSPVSGTITKILVPAGTIATVGDPLIEIEAQGHASAPEAPKQADPAPSVPAPSAPASSGASFTFHLPDVGEGIAEGEIVQWFVKEGERVSEDAPLLEVQNDKLVQEIPSPVNGVVAKILVQPGTVATVGDALVEISGASGHGLQDAGAHVPTPQAPAVQPTENSVSHASNTVAGRVLALPSVRQYAREKGVDLTQVASTGKHGHVTKKDVDAFLGGARPETQTAPTQTASAPTTTVAAAPVKVEAPAVAVVTTGNVTREKMTPTRKAIAKAMLNSKSKAPHVTLFDEVEVSKLVAHRKRFKDVAAQQDVKLTFLPYIVKALVAVVRKYPVLNASVDEVNEEIVYKNFYNIGIAADTPHGLYVPNVKDADKKGIFTVANEINTLAKAANDGKLAGPDMRDGTITISNIGSARGLWFTPIINFPEVAILGVGRIEKKPVILEDGTVGVGQMLALSLSFDHRIIDGMTAQNAMNELKRLLSEPELLLMEV; encoded by the coding sequence ATGTCATTCGTATTTAAAATGCCAGATGTTGGCGAAGGCATCGCTGAAGGCGAAATCGTACAATGGTTCGTTAAAGAAGGCGATACAATTACAGAAGATGCACCCTTATTAGAAGTGCAAAATGATAAATTACTACAAGAAGTTCCTTCTCCTGTTAGTGGAACCATCACGAAAATTTTAGTTCCAGCAGGAACAATCGCAACCGTTGGTGATCCATTGATCGAAATTGAAGCTCAAGGACATGCAAGTGCTCCTGAAGCACCAAAACAAGCAGACCCTGCGCCAAGTGTTCCTGCACCAAGTGCACCTGCATCAAGTGGGGCATCATTCACATTCCATTTACCAGATGTTGGTGAAGGGATTGCGGAAGGTGAAATTGTACAATGGTTTGTTAAAGAGGGTGAGCGTGTATCTGAAGATGCACCACTCCTTGAAGTACAAAATGATAAATTAGTTCAAGAAATCCCATCACCAGTGAATGGGGTTGTCGCAAAAATCTTAGTTCAACCTGGAACGGTTGCAACTGTCGGCGATGCACTTGTTGAAATTTCAGGTGCAAGTGGACACGGTCTTCAAGATGCTGGTGCACACGTACCAACACCACAAGCACCTGCAGTTCAACCTACAGAAAACTCAGTTTCACATGCAAGTAATACAGTTGCAGGACGTGTTTTGGCACTTCCTTCAGTCCGTCAATACGCACGTGAAAAAGGCGTAGACTTAACACAAGTCGCTTCAACAGGTAAACATGGTCATGTTACAAAGAAAGATGTTGATGCATTCTTAGGTGGTGCACGTCCTGAAACTCAGACAGCACCTACTCAAACTGCTTCAGCTCCAACCACAACAGTGGCTGCTGCACCTGTTAAAGTTGAGGCACCTGCTGTTGCTGTAGTCACAACAGGAAATGTAACCCGTGAAAAAATGACACCAACACGTAAAGCAATTGCGAAAGCAATGCTTAACTCTAAGTCAAAAGCACCACATGTTACACTCTTTGATGAAGTTGAAGTATCAAAACTTGTTGCTCATCGCAAACGTTTCAAAGACGTTGCAGCGCAACAAGATGTCAAATTAACATTCCTTCCATACATTGTGAAAGCACTCGTAGCTGTAGTTCGTAAATATCCAGTGCTCAATGCAAGTGTTGATGAAGTAAATGAAGAAATAGTATACAAAAACTTCTACAATATTGGAATTGCTGCTGATACACCTCATGGACTTTATGTGCCAAATGTTAAAGATGCTGATAAGAAAGGAATCTTTACCGTTGCTAATGAAATTAATACACTTGCTAAAGCTGCCAATGATGGTAAGTTAGCGGGTCCAGATATGCGTGATGGTACCATTACAATTAGTAATATTGGTTCAGCACGTGGCTTATGGTTTACACCGATCATTAACTTCCCAGAAGTCGCAATTCTTGGTGTAGGACGTATAGAAAAGAAACCTGTAATTCTTGAAGATGGTACTGTAGGAGTTGGACAAATGCTCGCATTGTCGTTAAGTTTTGATCACCGCATTATTGATGGTATGACTGCTCAAAATGCAATGAACGAACTTAAGCGCTTATTGAGTGAACCCGAACTTCTCTTAATGGAGGTGTAA
- the lpdA gene encoding dihydrolipoyl dehydrogenase produces the protein MVVGDLALELETVVIGSGPGGYVAAIRAAQMGQKVAIIEKDAIGGVCLNVGCIPSKALINAGHRFQEAQHSETFGVSAEGVKLDFTQTQKWKDEKVVKTLTKGVEMLLKKNKVEIIRGTAFFNDTNQLRVVTDETAQSYTFKHAIIATGSRPIEIKGFKFGKRILDSTGGLNLKEVPKKLVVIGGGYIGSELAGAYANLGAEVTILEGLPSILAQFDADMTKLAVDNFKKKGVTIVTNAMAKNAVENDKGVSVTYEAEGKEHTIEADYVMVTVGRRPNTDDLGLEVARIETTDRGLIKVDKQGRTSQHHIFAIGDITPGLALAHKASYEAKIAAEAISGKPVEIDYVAMPAVCFTDPELATVGLTEKEAKEQGLNVKVSKFPFGANGRALSLNATEGFVRLVSEADTGLLLGGQVAGVGASDLIGELAVAVESRLNVEDIALTIHAHPTLGETIMDATEIALGLPIHV, from the coding sequence ATGGTAGTTGGAGATTTAGCTTTAGAGCTTGAAACAGTTGTGATTGGATCAGGTCCTGGTGGTTATGTTGCGGCAATTCGTGCAGCACAAATGGGACAAAAAGTCGCAATAATTGAAAAAGATGCAATTGGTGGTGTATGTCTTAATGTTGGGTGTATTCCATCAAAAGCACTGATTAATGCAGGACATCGATTCCAAGAAGCGCAACACTCAGAAACATTTGGTGTCAGTGCTGAAGGTGTAAAACTTGATTTTACCCAAACTCAAAAATGGAAAGATGAAAAAGTTGTTAAAACACTGACTAAAGGTGTTGAAATGCTTTTAAAGAAAAACAAAGTTGAAATTATTCGTGGAACAGCATTCTTTAATGATACCAATCAACTGCGTGTTGTAACGGATGAAACAGCGCAATCGTATACCTTTAAACATGCAATTATCGCAACAGGAAGCCGTCCAATTGAAATTAAAGGCTTCAAATTTGGAAAACGCATTTTAGATTCAACCGGTGGCTTAAACCTTAAAGAAGTGCCTAAGAAATTGGTTGTTATTGGTGGCGGATATATTGGGAGTGAACTCGCGGGTGCTTATGCAAACTTAGGTGCAGAAGTGACGATTCTTGAAGGACTTCCATCAATTCTTGCACAATTTGATGCAGACATGACAAAACTTGCTGTTGATAACTTCAAGAAAAAAGGCGTTACGATTGTAACCAATGCTATGGCAAAAAATGCCGTTGAAAATGATAAGGGTGTTTCAGTAACCTATGAAGCTGAAGGGAAAGAACATACCATTGAAGCAGACTATGTTATGGTTACAGTAGGTCGTCGTCCAAATACCGATGATTTAGGACTTGAAGTAGCCCGTATTGAAACTACAGATCGTGGACTCATTAAAGTCGATAAACAAGGGCGTACGAGTCAACATCATATTTTTGCAATCGGAGACATTACACCAGGGCTTGCTTTAGCACACAAAGCTTCCTATGAAGCGAAAATTGCTGCAGAAGCTATTTCTGGTAAACCTGTAGAAATTGACTATGTTGCAATGCCTGCTGTATGTTTTACAGATCCAGAACTTGCAACTGTGGGACTTACTGAAAAAGAAGCAAAAGAACAAGGACTAAATGTTAAAGTATCGAAGTTCCCATTTGGAGCAAACGGTCGTGCATTGTCTCTCAATGCAACTGAAGGATTTGTTCGTCTAGTTTCTGAAGCAGATACAGGCTTGTTATTAGGTGGTCAAGTTGCAGGTGTCGGTGCATCAGATCTAATTGGTGAACTTGCTGTTGCAGTTGAATCACGTTTGAATGTCGAAGACATCGCATTAACAATCCATGCACACCCAACATTGGGTGAAACCATCATGGACGCAACTGAAATTGCACTTGGATTACCAATTCACGTCTAA
- a CDS encoding ABC transporter substrate-binding protein yields the protein MKKLLAVFLSALLVLTGCGGSGTALVEDQSAETFTIGVPAAINGSFVPGFTNSSYDLWIMNALYGYGVYYNDRDTGEYKVNPTVATEEVTENADGSKTYTFTIKDGLKYSDGEAVTAKDYVFQVLWRASKAWNSQATLDASVWKEIVGYADYQAGGEFTGVKLVDDKTFSLTIDGEYLPYFYEKAYVAASPYPSHVYFPGMKLNADGNKFENTDAEIVAAVDQVATKERFAPTISWGPYKFVSNQDSVVTLDLNAEYAGNYEGAKAEIGKLVFREVDSSQAVDALKRGEIDISAGNVEGDYINEVRAEDSGLAFTSYPRNGYGMISFKTQKTTTAVKEVRQAVGYLLNRNAFVESIAGGYGKVVDGPYGLSSWFYQERSEEITNVINQYALNVSKATELLDSTDYIYNEDGSTPWDSAKSTYRYNKAGEQLVIYHAGSENNQVTDLINSTLVPNAKEVGINYVIDYLPFSTLLNYYYGLEENKYGAFNLASGFTAIYDRESELSMYADVESINTSQINSPELDATINKMRFLDSAERDAFADAFVEYVDLWNDILPELPLYSNEYHDFFTKRVTGYDGKITSLSDFSENFEYLRIQNVD from the coding sequence ATGAAGAAATTACTAGCCGTATTTCTATCAGCACTTCTTGTCTTAACAGGATGCGGTGGCTCAGGTACTGCACTTGTTGAAGATCAAAGCGCTGAAACATTTACGATCGGTGTTCCTGCGGCAATAAACGGAAGTTTTGTTCCAGGTTTCACAAATAGCTCATATGATCTTTGGATCATGAATGCATTGTATGGATATGGTGTTTACTATAACGACCGCGACACAGGTGAATATAAAGTAAACCCAACAGTAGCAACTGAAGAAGTTACTGAAAATGCTGATGGTAGCAAGACATACACATTCACAATCAAAGATGGTCTTAAATATTCTGATGGTGAAGCTGTAACTGCTAAGGATTATGTATTCCAAGTATTATGGCGTGCTTCAAAAGCATGGAACTCACAAGCAACTCTTGATGCTTCAGTTTGGAAAGAAATCGTTGGTTATGCAGACTATCAAGCTGGTGGAGAATTCACTGGTGTTAAATTAGTTGATGACAAAACATTCTCATTAACAATCGATGGTGAATACCTACCTTACTTCTATGAAAAAGCTTATGTAGCTGCTTCACCTTATCCATCACATGTTTACTTCCCAGGTATGAAGTTAAATGCTGATGGTAACAAGTTTGAAAATACAGATGCAGAAATTGTTGCTGCTGTAGATCAAGTTGCTACAAAAGAACGTTTTGCTCCAACAATCTCATGGGGACCTTACAAATTTGTAAGTAACCAAGACAGTGTTGTAACATTAGACCTAAATGCTGAATACGCTGGAAACTATGAAGGTGCTAAAGCAGAAATCGGTAAATTAGTATTCCGTGAAGTAGATTCATCACAAGCTGTTGATGCACTAAAACGTGGCGAAATTGATATTTCTGCTGGTAACGTTGAGGGAGATTACATCAATGAAGTAAGAGCTGAAGATAGCGGCCTTGCATTCACAAGCTACCCACGTAACGGTTACGGAATGATTTCATTCAAAACACAAAAAACTACAACTGCTGTTAAAGAAGTACGTCAAGCTGTTGGTTACTTACTAAACCGTAACGCATTTGTTGAATCAATCGCTGGTGGATATGGTAAAGTTGTTGACGGTCCTTACGGATTATCATCATGGTTCTACCAAGAACGTTCAGAAGAAATTACAAATGTTATTAATCAATATGCATTAAACGTTTCTAAAGCTACTGAATTACTTGATAGCACTGACTATATTTACAATGAAGATGGATCAACTCCATGGGATTCAGCTAAGAGCACATACCGCTACAATAAAGCTGGTGAGCAATTAGTAATCTACCATGCTGGTTCAGAAAACAACCAAGTTACAGACTTGATTAATAGTACTTTAGTACCAAATGCTAAAGAAGTTGGTATTAACTATGTTATCGACTACCTACCATTTAGTACTCTATTGAACTACTACTATGGATTAGAAGAAAACAAATATGGCGCATTCAACTTGGCTTCAGGATTTACTGCAATTTATGACCGTGAATCAGAATTGTCAATGTATGCAGATGTTGAGTCAATCAACACAAGCCAAATCAACAGCCCAGAACTTGATGCAACAATCAACAAGATGAGATTCTTAGATTCTGCAGAACGTGATGCTTTCGCTGATGCATTTGTTGAGTATGTTGATCTATGGAATGATATCTTACCAGAACTTCCATTGTACTCAAATGAATACCATGACTTCTTCACAAAACGTGTAACTGGTTATGATGGTAAGATCACTTCACTAAGTGACTTCTCAGAAAACTTCGAGTACCTACGTATTCAAAATGTAGATTAA
- a CDS encoding ABC transporter permease, with translation MFKYLIKRLISLIPVVIIISVLLFTFVQMMPGDPVAVMLGNSITDPEEYKAAYEAMRARMGLDASYFEQYIRWIVNSLKGQLGYSIAMNKPVTEVVARPLKNTIILNVTSLVLSFVISVFVGIRSAVKKGSFFDKFWQVTSIVGVSMPTLLIAVLLIYVFSLRLNLVPMSGMPSMIDDGSLRYYLELLPFMFLPLLTLTLGSFASTIRYIRNAMLDVLSSDYIRTARAKGVSGKVVIYSHAFRNALIPVVTIVAGSIPGIFGGAAITEQIFAWNGIGRVLIAGVNNLDYNLILAMNMFYAILSLVSNIIMDVGYALVDPRVKID, from the coding sequence ATGTTTAAATACCTAATAAAAAGATTAATTTCTCTTATTCCTGTTGTTATCATAATTTCGGTTCTTTTATTTACGTTTGTGCAAATGATGCCAGGCGATCCTGTGGCAGTGATGCTTGGAAACAGTATTACAGATCCTGAAGAATATAAAGCTGCATATGAAGCAATGAGAGCAAGAATGGGATTGGATGCAAGTTACTTCGAACAATACATCCGTTGGATTGTGAATTCATTAAAAGGTCAACTTGGATACTCAATCGCAATGAATAAACCTGTTACTGAAGTTGTTGCTCGTCCACTTAAGAACACAATAATCTTAAATGTTACCTCTTTAGTGTTGTCGTTTGTTATCTCTGTTTTTGTTGGGATTCGCTCCGCTGTTAAAAAGGGATCGTTTTTCGATAAATTCTGGCAAGTAACATCTATTGTAGGCGTGTCAATGCCGACACTGTTAATTGCTGTTTTACTAATATATGTTTTCTCATTGAGATTGAACTTAGTTCCAATGAGTGGTATGCCAAGTATGATTGATGATGGTAGCCTTAGATACTATTTGGAACTTCTTCCATTTATGTTTTTACCATTATTGACACTTACGCTTGGGTCTTTTGCGTCTACAATTCGATACATTCGAAATGCTATGCTGGATGTATTAAGCAGTGATTATATACGAACTGCACGAGCAAAAGGTGTATCGGGAAAAGTTGTTATTTACTCACATGCATTTAGAAATGCTTTGATTCCAGTTGTAACGATTGTTGCGGGATCAATACCGGGTATCTTTGGTGGTGCGGCGATTACTGAGCAAATCTTCGCATGGAATGGGATTGGACGTGTTCTTATTGCAGGGGTAAATAATCTTGACTATAACTTGATTCTTGCAATGAATATGTTCTATGCAATTTTATCACTTGTTTCAAATATTATTATGGACGTTGGATATGCACTTGTTGATCCACGTGTCAAAATTGATTAG